GTCCCGCCTGTCCCGTTACGGCCCCGGGGGGAGCCGagccgcggccccggggggagccGGCCCCGAGGAGAGCCAAGGTACGGCCGGGATGGGACGGACCGGGGGGCTGGGACGTATCGGGATGTATCGGGACGTATCGGGACACAGCGCGACATATCGGGATATTGGAACATATCGGGACATATCGGGACATATCGGGACACATCGGGAGTGGCACCGGCTCGGAGGGATGCGACCCAGACGAGCACCCCCAGGGGACGGCCGGGACCCTGCAGGGTGGGGGACACCGGGGAGGGGCGCACGGGGACAGGGCACGGGCTGGCACCCGTGGGAACAGCAGCGCCGGGGACTGGGGACACCGGCACCGGCTGGCACGGTGCTGGGGGACACTGGTGTGGAGTCACGTGGTACTGGGGGACACTGGGAAGGGATGGCACAGTGACAAGGGACATTGGCACAGTGATGGGTGACACCAGGGTGGGCTGGCACAGTGCTGGGGGACACCGGTGTGGGGTCACATAGTGCTGGGGGACACTGGTGTGGGCTGGCACAGCGTTAAGGGACATTGGCAAGGTGATGAATGACactgggatgggatgggacagTGACAAGGGACATTGGCACAGTGATGGGTGACACCAGGGTGGGCTGGCACGGTGCTGGGGCACACTGGTGTGGGGTCAGCCATCAATGGGGGACACCAGCGTGAGCTGGCACGGTGCTGGGGGGACACCAGCATGGGGTGGCACggtgctggggacaccgggACGGGGACACTGACGCCGGGGGACAGCATCCCGCCCCGGTGCCCTGCCCAACGCCCGCTCCCCGGCAGCGCTTCGCCTCGGTGCCGCGCTTCGTGGAGATGCTGGTGGTGGCGGACGAGTCGATGGCGCGCTTCCacggcgcggggctgcggccgtACCTGCTGACGGTGCTGGCGGCCGCCGCCAGGTCCTTCCGGCACGGCAGCCTGGGCAACGCCGTGGAGCTGCGGGTGACGcgcctgctggtgctgggcccCGACACCCCGGGGCCCCCCGCCACCTCCAACGCCGCCCAGATGCTCCGCAACTTCTGCCGGTGGCAGCGGGACCTCAACGTCCCCGACGAGGACAGTCCCCTCCACTTCGACACCGCCATCCTCTTCACACGGCAGGTGGGGAATGGGGACGGGCtgcggggtgggggtggggggctggctgggtCCCTGGGTGCCCCCTGAAGGTGTTTGGGTGCTGGCAGGGTCCCTAAGACCTGCCCCGGGGAGTTCGGGTGCTTGGGGTAGGACCCCTGGGATCTTGGGGTGCAGGCTGGGTTCTTGGGGTACCTGCGGGTGCTTGGATGCTGGTTGGGTCCCTGGGGTGTCCATGGGATTTTGGGTGCTCGTGGGGTTCTCAGAGCCCATCCCAGAGAGTTTAGGTGCTGGGTAGGATCCCGTGGGTGCTGGGTAGGATCCCTTGGGTGCTAGGTGAGATCCCCGGGATGCCCACCGAGGTGTTTGGGCACTGGTTGGGTCCCTGGGATGCTTTGTGGGTATTTGGGTGCTGGCAGGGACCCCGAGCCTCATCCCAGAGACTTTGGGTGCTGGGAAGGATCCCTGGGTCCCCACCAGTTGTGTGGGTGCTGGGTGTCCCCGGGATCTCAGGGCGCAGGCAGGGTCAGCGGGGTACCCGTGGGTGTTTGGGTGCtggtggggtgctgggtgccccaggatgccccccccagccctgtgcacCCCCCCAGGACCTGTGTGGGGCGGCCACGTGCGACACCCTGGGCATGGCCGACGTGGGCACCGCCTGTGACCCCGAGCGCAGCTGCGCCATCGTGGAGGACGACGGGCTGCAGTCCGCCCTCACGGCCGCCCACGAGCTCGGTGAGCACCAGAGGGGGGGACACAAACGCAAGGCCCCCATCCCCGGCCAAGCCCCCGGGGGGCTGACGGCTCCGTCCATGCGCAGGGCACATCTTCAGCATGCCGCACGACGACTCGCAGCACTGCACGGAGCTCAACGGCCCCGCGGGCTCCTCGCGCCTCGTGATGGCCCCGGTCATGTCCTCGGTGCCGCCCGGCGAGATGTGGTCCCCGTGCAGCGCCCGCTTCATCACCGATTTCCTGGATAACGGCCACGGTACGACCCGccggccccccggccccgcagcatCCCCGGGGACATCCCGTGCAGCCGTGTCACCTCCCCGCAGGTCAATGCCTCCTGGACAAGCCCTCGGAGTGGCTGCGGCTGCCGACGGCGCTGCCGGGCGCCGTGTACCCGGTGGAGCGGCAGTGCCAGCTGGCTTTCGGCGCGGACTCACGGCACTGCGGGGACGTGCAGCCGCCCTGCGCCGCGCTCTGGTGCAGCGGCCGCGCCGGCGGGCGAGCCATTTGCCAGACCAAGCATTTCCCCTGGGCCGACGGCACGCCGTGCGGGCCCGGCAGAGCCTGCATGAGCGGGCAGTGCGTGGGCATCGCCGCCATGGAGGAGCTCAACGTGAGTGCCGGGACGCTCCGGGTGGGACGCGGGCACCGGCAGCGCTTTGACGTTTTGCTTCTCCCCTCGCAGACCCCTGTGGACGGTGCCTGGGGGCCGTGGGGGCCGTGGGGCAGCTGCTCGCGGAGCTGCGGCGGCGGCGTCAGCTTCTCCCACCGCTCCtgcgcccgccccgcgccccgcagcGGCGGCCGCTACTGCCGGGGGGAGCGGAGCCGGTTCCGCTCCTGCAACGCCGGGGCCTGTCCCGGGAGCAGCCGTGAGTGGGGCCGGGATGGGGCGCACCGGGAGGGTTTTGGGGGCAGCGCCGGTGCTGactgtgtccccccccccgcagccctggCTTTCCGGGAGGAGCAGTGCGCTGCCTACAACCATCGCCCCGACGTCTTCAAGGGGCTGCCGGCCGCGGGGGACTGGGTGCCGCGCTACAGCGGCGTCCCCGAGAAGGACCGGTGCAAGCTGACCTGCCAGTCGCGCAGCCTGGGCTACTACCACGTGCTGGAGCCAAGGGTGAGCGTCCCCGTCCCGCGTCCCCCTCCCCACGgtggcaccccggggtgctgagGCCGTGGCGTCTGTGCCGCAGGTGGCCGACGGGACGCCCTGCTCGCCCGAGGGCACCGGGGTGTGCGTGCAGGGCCGCTGCATCCCCACCGGCTGCGACCGCGTCATCGGCTCCAAGAAGAGGTTCGACAAGTGCATGGTGTGCGGCGGCGACGGCTCCACCTGCACCAAGGTCTCCGGCATCTTCACCAAGCCCCGGTGAGCACCCAAGGGTGGCGGCAGCGTGGGGGACACCCCCGGGTGCCCGGCGTTccccccctgccaccccctccAACGCTATCACTGCCCCACAGCTACGGCTACAACGACGTGGTCACCATCCCGGCGGGCGCCACGCACCTCCTGGTGCGGCAGGGCTCGCCGGCGGGCAGCGGTGACGCCGGTGACAGCGGTGACAGCATCTACCTGGCGCTGCGGCAGCCGTCCGGCGGCTCCCTGCTCAACGGCGGCTACGTCCTGGTGCCCTCGGAGAGCACGGTGACGCTGGCGGGCGGCGTCACGCTGCGCTACAGCGGGGCCACGGCCGCCACCGAGACGTTGGCGTGCCGGGGGCCGCTGCGCGAGCCGCTGGTGCTGCAGGCGCTGGTGGTGGACGAGCGGCGCCCGCCCCGCTTGAAGTACAGCTTCTTCGCCCCCCTGCGCCCGGCGGCGGCGTGGGAGAAGCAGAAAGCGGAGATCTTGGCGATCCTGCGGAACCGCTGGCGGCAGGCCTAGCGCTTGGGGttatttatttggttatttATTGCCCGCGGGGGCACCCACCCGTGTGTCTACCTCAGCCCCTCCTCGGGCAGAGCGGGGCCCCCCACCCCCGGGCTGGCCTCGGGGGCCCCCCCGCGTGGTCCCTGTCTCTCTCAGCCACCCGCAGCGCGGTGGGGGGGTTATTTAAAGGTATTTATGGAGCCCGCTCGCTGTTTTTGTGGTCCTTGGCGGGGGTGCCGGGCTGCGTcgacccccccagccctcccagcacccatcTCCTGCACCAAGACTTCCATAGAAAGGAACTTTATTGGGTGCCAGCCCCCCCCGAAAATCCTCCACACCTGGTGCCCCGCAGCGTCTGGCACCCCCGGGTGCACGGACGGGACCTCCCCGGGGCGCCCAGGTTTTGGGGCGGCAGAGTCCCCCCCCCACGGTGCGGAAGGTGGCCAGGCGTGGGGGTGCTGCCGTCCCCCGGCGGTTTTGGGGGGGGCTCAGACGTCGCAGGCGGGCAGGGGGGTGTacgcggggccggccggggtcccgcagctgcaggggaagagcCAGCCGAGCACGCAGCCCCTCCCGaacacctcctgcagcagcgcCAGCTTGGCGCGACACCCCCGCGGCCGCTTCGCCTCCTTCAGCCCCCGGCCGCGGAGCTGCTCCGGCGCCGGCTCGTCCGTGATGATGGACACGACctgggacgggacgggacgcgggggggggggggacaggtACGTcaccgccgccgccccgcgcagCGCCCCGATCCCCGCTCAGCCCCCGCTGACCTGGTCGTAGAACACGACGGTGACGAAGGCGCCGAAGAGGAGGGACTCCAGCAGCAGGACGATGCAgtgggcgctgggggggggcagcgtGGGGCCGAGGGCTGGCGCCGACGTGGGGCAGCCctgggtcccccccccccccgcagccccccacagccctggcatccccccccgccgccccccacTCACGTCTGGACGTGGTTTTCGGCTCCGTCTCCTCCCGCTGGCCCCAGCCACGCGA
This genomic window from Cygnus atratus isolate AKBS03 ecotype Queensland, Australia unplaced genomic scaffold, CAtr_DNAZoo_HiC_assembly HiC_scaffold_46, whole genome shotgun sequence contains:
- the ADAMTS4 gene encoding A disintegrin and metalloproteinase with thrombospondin motifs 4, translating into MRCALLALLAAAAAATGAAPGPACPVTAPGGAEPRPRGEPAPRRAKRFASVPRFVEMLVVADESMARFHGAGLRPYLLTVLAAAARSFRHGSLGNAVELRVTRLLVLGPDTPGPPATSNAAQMLRNFCRWQRDLNVPDEDSPLHFDTAILFTRQDLCGAATCDTLGMADVGTACDPERSCAIVEDDGLQSALTAAHELGHIFSMPHDDSQHCTELNGPAGSSRLVMAPVMSSVPPGEMWSPCSARFITDFLDNGHGQCLLDKPSEWLRLPTALPGAVYPVERQCQLAFGADSRHCGDVQPPCAALWCSGRAGGRAICQTKHFPWADGTPCGPGRACMSGQCVGIAAMEELNTPVDGAWGPWGPWGSCSRSCGGGVSFSHRSCARPAPRSGGRYCRGERSRFRSCNAGACPGSSPLAFREEQCAAYNHRPDVFKGLPAAGDWVPRYSGVPEKDRCKLTCQSRSLGYYHVLEPRVADGTPCSPEGTGVCVQGRCIPTGCDRVIGSKKRFDKCMVCGGDGSTCTKVSGIFTKPRYGYNDVVTIPAGATHLLVRQGSPAGSGDAGDSGDSIYLALRQPSGGSLLNGGYVLVPSESTVTLAGGVTLRYSGATAATETLACRGPLREPLVLQALVVDERRPPRLKYSFFAPLRPAAAWEKQKAEILAILRNRWRQA